The window aatgaaaatattagcatatatctacttTAGCACCCTTTTGGGTTAGGCTtaggttgagaatttccaacctgaGCTTGGGTTGGGCTGGGCACGGGTTGAAGTACAGGAATATTGGAttaggctagggttgagcaccaacccggcaTAACCCGTCTGACTTTCAACCCTAGATTTGAAGCTTATGTGGCCCCATGAGTGTTTCAATAGTAGGCACCAATCCCATTGATTTCAGACACatggcttgagttttggatctacctttgtttttttaattttttagctcatttctaGTATGAGTTgagctggacggcgtggatttctcacaaacctcGAACACGGGGTAACAAGCAACTCCTCTCCTCTTCTtaggattgagcccaaaaatcaatcacatccaagactcaagtgggccacaccactgaaaaaaaataaaagaggaaaaagGCCGTCAACCATCAAAACCTTCTTAGAATCAGGCCCATTCTGTTGCTTTTCCGGCCCATCTAATTGGCTTGAAGGCAAGCCTAATAAGAGGACGACTGAAATCTGGACTTGGGCCTGAGTTGGACACTCAATGAAGCTTACGGAGATGTCCGtacgaaatccactccctccatcagtttTCCCAGCTTATGTCACGATGGGAGCCCaaaaaattagtcagatccaagactcaagtgggccacacaacaagagaTGGTGGGGATTCAGAGccgaccattgaaatcttcttgtgGCCCACAGAAGTTAGGATCCCGCTggcatttgtgtttttccttcatccggtGGGAATcgccttatgaacggtttagatggcatttAAACGTCACGGTGAGCGCCAGGAAGGTTTGAAAGGTGGGCGTTTACATCCtcactgttcctgtggtgtggcccacttcaatcttggatctgcttcatattcAGGCTCCCATCATAATACAGTCTGGAgaaactgatagacggagtggatttcacgggacatgcagtgggccccacagaactttagATTACAGGAACCATCTGCCAAATTCAAACTAAATCACCATCCCCGCCTCTCCATCAAGAATGCGTCTGCCATGGCCGCCGTTAACATGCTCGAGGGCGACCTAGCACCACCTtccgttgtggggcccaccagctcaCCGGGCCCCATCCACGCGCGGGCTATCAAAACAGGCACCACCGGTCTCTCCATCTTCAACAGCCTCATCACTCTCTACTCCAAAAACCCATCCACTCTCTCCTACGCCCTCCGCCTCTTCAATGAAATCCCATCGCCCAACGTCGTATCCTGGACGTCCATCATCACCGCCCATGCCAGCACtcctttctccctctccctcttcctttCCATGCTCCGCCACCCTATCCTCCCCAACCAGCGCACGTTAGCCACCCTCCTCAAAACCTGCGCTTCCCTCCCCTCTCTTTCCACTGGCCTCCAGCTCCACTCCCTCGCCCTCAagctctctctttcccatctccCCTTCTCCGGAAGCGCTCTTGTCCATATGTACTCGAAATGCAGCCTTCCGGACGATGCCCGCAAGGCGTTCGATGGAATTCCCCACAGAGACGAGGTCTGCTATGCTGCCGCCATTGTCGGCCTTGCGCAGAACTGCCGCTCGGCAGACGCGATCTCAATATTCGCAAGCATGAGATCGGCcggcgtggggtccaccatgtatAGCGTGTCCGGTGCGCTGCGGGCAGCAGCGGAGGCAGCTGCTCTTGAGCAGTGCCGGATCCTGCACGCGCATGCTGCCGTTGCGGGCCTCGAGTCGAACCTCGTTGTGGGGACTGCGTTGGTTGATGCGTACGGGAAGTCAGGCCTTGTTTCTGACGCGCGGCAGGTGTTTGATGGGTTGTTGCCGGGCGTGAACATCGTCGGGTGGAATTCAATGATGGCAGCATACGCCCAACAGGGCGACTCAGGCTCTGCAATTGAGCTTTTTAACAGGATGCCAAGCCATGGTCTAGTAGCCGACGAGCTCAGCCTTCTTGCAATCCTCACTGCATTTAGCAACTCGGGCTTGGTCTTTGAAGCCAAGCACTGGCTTGATTCAATGACCAATGAATATGGAGTGCGACCGGGGCTCGAGCATTACACTTGCGTGGTGGGCACCATGGCCCGGGCAGGCCAACTCAAGGATGCAGAGAACCTCGCAAACACAATGCCATTTGAGCCCGATGCTGCGGTATGGCGTACCCTGCTCTCCGCCTGTGCAAcccatggtgcggtccacatggGCAGGTTGGTGGGCCATAAGCTTCTTGAGCACAACCCACGAGACGATTCAGCCTATGTGATGCTCTCAAACATCAATGCGGCAGCTGGGAGATGGCCTGAGATGGCTGAAGTAAGGACGATGATGAAATACAGAGGGGTGAAAAAGGAAGGTGGGCGGAGCTGGATAGAAGTGCGTGGAGAAGTGCACATCTTCTTGGCAGGAGACCGGAGGCATGAAAGGACAGCCGAGATATACGCCAAGCTGGTGGAATTGATGGAGGAGATTGCAAAGCTGGGCTACGTGGAGGCATCGGAGGTGGTGCTGCACGAGGTTGAGGCAGCTGAGAAGAGGGAGGCGCTTTGGTTTCACAGCGAGAAGCTGGCGGTGGCATTTGGGGTGGTGAGCGGGGCCGCCCCACCAGGGAAAGCTCTGAGGGTTGTTAAGAATCTGAGGATATGTAGAGACTGTCATGAGGCTTTCAAGTATATGAGCAGGGCTTTGGAGAGGGATATTGTTGTGAGGGATGTGAATAGATACCACAAGTTTGAGCATGGGAGCTGCACTTGTGGGGATTACTGGTAAATGATTGAATACAAATGAAGAATTGAACTTAAGAGCTGATCATGAAATTGAGATCCTACGACGGTGGTGACCTGATTGGGTCAAAGTAGGTGATGGGCCTGCCGATCAATCGAAACTTGGAAGATGTCAATTTGGGTGTAGTCCCTTTAGGGGGGACCGTAGATGATGTGCCCGTCGATTAATCGAAACCTGGAAGATAGCAACTTGGGTGTAGTCTCTTTAGGGAGGACCATTTGATCCAAGTGCATTCCAGAATTCGCAGCTTGCTGCAAGGCCTGTTTAGGCCGGGCTGCTGTTTGCATTGCGCTGCTGCTGGCTATGCAGGAAGAGGCACAGTCTTTCACTGTTCCGAGATTGCTAGATATGTTGTTTGTAATCCCAGCTTCATGTTGTGCTGTTGTCATTATCTTTCAATCGCTGCAGGCATGGATTCGAGGGGACCCAGAATATTTGGACTGCCCATTTGCATTCTCATCCCAAAGGTAGGCTGGCACAAGGTTATCAGCCTAAAATTCAGGAGTCTTGATTTTTCCTGAGTGGTTATCTTCTCTCCGAGACTGCCTGCCAATTCCAGCAAGGTGGACAGGAGCAAAAGTGCCATTGTAGATATCTGGGTCATGGCTCTGCCTGTGCTTCACATCTGAAGTATGTTCTCAGCAGGGTGTTGCTCAATGTCCTCAGCTCGTTACCAACTGATGTTGTATTTAAATTTCGATCCACCGCAAGTagatccaatccaatcatctgaGCTTGGGTGTGTTCTATGGTCATCTAGAACGCCTGAACTCAGTCTCAGTCCATAATGAGCATCTCAGGTAGATGCATTTTAGTAATCTTTCCAAGTCGGGAAGGCATGAACGGCATTATAGCTTCCCCCTTGGAGCCCAAAACAAAGTAGCGGCAGAGCATACGACAGAGTGCCATAAGATTCACAGTTGGTTAAAGTTATTCAGCTGGACTCTTGAGTGGTTTGGGTCGCCGTTCACATCTTCAGATAGGTAACAGGAAGCATAGTTttaaaacccaaaaactcaactCAACTAGACTCGATGTCTACCTGTATTGGGTTGACTCAATGACTCGTCTGGGTCTTTACTTGATTCTTTTAGATATTTgataaattgattaattgatttaatGATGATATTACAGACAGATGCTTCAGTGCTCTCAGAACACTATTGTAGTGCTCCTAGTTTGATTGGGACACGTAAACAATCcattccattgatctagactgtccattaggtcccaTGCAGATTTCATGGGCAACCATGTAAATATCACACTCATCTTATGATGGATGGTCACCATCATTTATACAAGAATAGGCCGaaccaacaatttgatccatc is drawn from Magnolia sinica isolate HGM2019 chromosome 5, MsV1, whole genome shotgun sequence and contains these coding sequences:
- the LOC131245776 gene encoding pentatricopeptide repeat-containing protein At4g33170-like; translated protein: MQWAPQNFRLQEPSAKFKLNHHPRLSIKNASAMAAVNMLEGDLAPPSVVGPTSSPGPIHARAIKTGTTGLSIFNSLITLYSKNPSTLSYALRLFNEIPSPNVVSWTSIITAHASTPFSLSLFLSMLRHPILPNQRTLATLLKTCASLPSLSTGLQLHSLALKLSLSHLPFSGSALVHMYSKCSLPDDARKAFDGIPHRDEVCYAAAIVGLAQNCRSADAISIFASMRSAGVGSTMYSVSGALRAAAEAAALEQCRILHAHAAVAGLESNLVVGTALVDAYGKSGLVSDARQVFDGLLPGVNIVGWNSMMAAYAQQGDSGSAIELFNRMPSHGLVADELSLLAILTAFSNSGLVFEAKHWLDSMTNEYGVRPGLEHYTCVVGTMARAGQLKDAENLANTMPFEPDAAVWRTLLSACATHGAVHMGRLVGHKLLEHNPRDDSAYVMLSNINAAAGRWPEMAEVRTMMKYRGVKKEGGRSWIEVRGEVHIFLAGDRRHERTAEIYAKLVELMEEIAKLGYVEASEVVLHEVEAAEKREALWFHSEKLAVAFGVVSGAAPPGKALRVVKNLRICRDCHEAFKYMSRALERDIVVRDVNRYHKFEHGSCTCGDYW